The proteins below come from a single Tribolium castaneum strain GA2 chromosome 9, icTriCast1.1, whole genome shotgun sequence genomic window:
- the LOC664554 gene encoding interference hedgehog isoform X5, with the protein MDGFRVICILVAVLATTGRATAADHVRMVTKADLITVPLNFDTSIVCTMNIVPDNFQWKFYPLSRRQASNPKAHISLTHSHFEIIDERKYEITQKKTSTLNLQAKSDDIAGDYQCLAYYGASVVASIPWRLTIANISEFPPQEKIDVTVIPGNTVNWRCEPPEANPEPYIDYHKNGVYVPPFVQVVTKSLIIPNVTSGNSGSYTCKAGNVCTEKFSPVLFNLKVDKRAPREPPKFIVRPRSVYNVTKGDKVLLECSAVGNPLPKVVWRKITGIIPEGRSELTPGGLIIKNISASDNGIYECTHDNSLGKVVHSITLNYNEAPTINCPQDSIDVNQGEDLELECTVTGNPDPEITWFLNGFVTKDNKIITEGNKIFFKPTEKRHAGNLQVFARNIAGTVYSSISIKVIPLSTTQDNVSENPLPPTRLHRPNSRKFNKHAKMYPPSKPNITGISDEAVVLRWTVQNKGLPIQFFKVQYKDFGPANQHDHHNKGKGSKWNTDNPIIEPHIRSYQVNNLKPDHVYRFRIAAVYSNSDNKNSPNSDKFHLRKLDFDKRNPLPVPLITKTESINTTAVKIYWKCEPSINITIDGFFVNYNSASSAGDYTKATVDGPQTNSFVLSHLQPDTVYDIKLQSFNSKSASDFSSIMKAKTLGLASTTLSPREPPPSSANTETAGISKLYVFIAAGVLGACGVLFAAIGLLLFCRKQSKQKKTGTRGDHDKACDDHHHIQADATEYVVSPKSGPRTNGCVAPNRITITANPLADADNKKFLARIFSRIRI; encoded by the exons atcACGTGCGCATGGTGACCAAAGCTGATTTAATAACAGTCCCGCTTAACTTCGATACCAGCATTGTATGCACGATGAATATAGTTCCGGATAATTTTCAATGGAAGTTTTATCCTTTGAGTCGGAGACAGGCCTCGAATCCCAAAGCTCACATTAGCTTAACTCACTCGCATTTCGAAATTATCGATGAGCGCAAATACGAAATCACCCAGAAAAAGACATCGACGCTTAATCTTCAAGCCAAATCCGACGATATCGCGGGGGATTACCAATGCTTGGCTTATTATGGCGCTTCGGTCGTCGCCTCAATCCCCTGGCGGCTGACTATAGCCAATATCAGCGAATTTCCACCGCAGGAAAAAATCGACGTTACTGTAATTCCCGGAAATACGGTTAACTGGAGGTGCGAGCCACCGGAAGCTAACCCCGAACCTTACATAGACTACCACAAAAACGGGGTTTACGTACCGCCGTTCGTCCAAGTCGTTACTAAATCGCTGATAATTCCAAACGTTACTAGTGGTAATTCGGGTAGTTACACCTGTAAGGCCGGTAATGTTTGCACGGAGAAGTTCTCCCCGGTTTTGTTCAATTTGAAAGTTGATAAACGGGCACCGAGGGAACCACCCAAGTTTATAGTCCGTCCCAGGAGTGTCTACAATGTGACTAAAGGAGACAAGGTCCTGTTGGAATGCTCGGCTGTTGGGAACCCGCTCCCGAAAGTCGTTTGGCGCAAAATAACCGGGATTATCCCGGAAGGTCGCAGCGAATTGACGCCAGGAGGTCTAATCATCAAAAACATCTCGGCCAGTGATAACGGAATTTACGAGTGCACCCATGACAATTCCCTTGGGAAAGTCGTACATTCGATCACTCTGAACTACAACGAGGCTCCGACCATTAATTGCCCGCAAGACTCGATCGACGTCAATCAGGGCGAAGACCTGGAGCTTGAATGCACAGTTACCGGGAACCCCGACCCGGAAATAACGTGGTTCCTGAACGGCTTCGTCACAAAAGACAATAAAATCATCACAGAAGGAAACAAGATATTTTTCAAACCGACTGAAAAAAGACACGCGGGGAATTTGCAAGTCTTTGCCCGGAACATTGCCGGAACCGTCTACAGCAGTATTTCCATCAAAGTCATCCCCTTGTCAACAACACAAGACAACGTGAGCGAAAACCCGCTTCCACCAACTCGCTTACATCGCCCCAATTCGCGCAAATTCAACAAACATGCAAAAATGTATCCACCGTCCAAACCCAACATCACTGGGATCAGTGACGAGGCGGTGGTTTTGCGCTGGACGGTGCAAAATAAGGGACTCCCGATCCAGTTTTTCAAAGTCCAGTATAAGGACTTCGGGCCTGCGAACCAGCACGACCACCACAACAAGGGCAAGGGCTCGAAATGGAACACCGATAACCCCATCATTGAGCCGCACATCCGAAGTTACCAAGTGAATAACTTGAAGCCGGACCACGTGTACCGATTCCGAATCGCCGCCGTTTATAGCAACAGTGACAACAAGAATAGTCCGAATTCCGACAAGTTTCATTTGAGGAAATTAGACTTTGACAAGCGGAATCCACTGCCGGTTCCTCTGATCACCAAGACTGAAAGTATCAATACGACAGCGGTTAAAATCTACTGGAAG TGTGAGCCGTCGATTAATATCACAATTGATGGCTTTTTTGTCAATTATAACTCCGCTAGTAGTGCAGGTGATTACACGAAGGCGACTGTCGATGGCCCCCAAACGAATTCCTTCGTTCTGTCACATCTACAACCTGATACCGTTTACGATATTAAGTTGCAGAGTTTCAACTCGAAATCGGCGAGCGATTTTAGCTCCATAATGAAAGCCAAGACTCTTG GTTTAGCCTCGACGACGCTCTCGCCTCGAGAACCTCCCCCGTCGTCGGCAAACACCGAAACTGCGGGAATTAGCAAATTGTACGTATTTATAGCAGCGGGAGTGTTGGGCGCTTGCGGCGTGTTGTTCGCCGCAATCGGATTGTTATTATTCTGCCGGAAGCAATCCAAGCAGAAAAAAACTGGCACAAGAG GCGATCATGATAAAGCCTGTGATGACCACCACCACATCCAAGCCGACGCTACTGAGTACGTGGTGAGTCCGAAAAGCGGTCCCCGGACCAACGGCTGTGTGGCCCCCAACCGGATCACAATCACCGCAAACCCACTAGCGGACGCCGACAACAAG AAATTTCTAGCTCGGATTTTTTCCAGAATCAGAATATGA
- the LOC664554 gene encoding interference hedgehog isoform X4 translates to MDGFRVICILVAVLATTGRATAADHVRMVTKADLITVPLNFDTSIVCTMNIVPDNFQWKFYPLSRRQASNPKAHISLTHSHFEIIDERKYEITQKKTSTLNLQAKSDDIAGDYQCLAYYGASVVASIPWRLTIANISEFPPQEKIDVTVIPGNTVNWRCEPPEANPEPYIDYHKNGVYVPPFVQVVTKSLIIPNVTSGNSGSYTCKAGNVCTEKFSPVLFNLKVDKRAPREPPKFIVRPRSVYNVTKGDKVLLECSAVGNPLPKVVWRKITGIIPEGRSELTPGGLIIKNISASDNGIYECTHDNSLGKVVHSITLNYNEAPTINCPQDSIDVNQGEDLELECTVTGNPDPEITWFLNGFVTKDNKIITEGNKIFFKPTEKRHAGNLQVFARNIAGTVYSSISIKVIPLSTTQDNVSENPLPPTRLHRPNSRKFNKHAKMYPPSKPNITGISDEAVVLRWTVQNKGLPIQFFKVQYKDFGPANQHDHHNKGKGSKWNTDNPIIEPHIRSYQVNNLKPDHVYRFRIAAVYSNSDNKNSPNSDKFHLRKLDFDKRNPLPVPLITKTESINTTAVKIYWKCEPSINITIDGFFVNYNSASSAGDYTKATVDGPQTNSFVLSHLQPDTVYDIKLQSFNSKSASDFSSIMKAKTLGLASTTLSPREPPPSSANTETAGISKLYVFIAAGVLGACGVLFAAIGLLLFCRKQSKQKKTGTRGDHDKACDDHHHIQADATEYVVSPKSGPRTNGCVAPNRITITANPLADADNKVRSPRSDYESPVFPNLVESEYD, encoded by the exons atcACGTGCGCATGGTGACCAAAGCTGATTTAATAACAGTCCCGCTTAACTTCGATACCAGCATTGTATGCACGATGAATATAGTTCCGGATAATTTTCAATGGAAGTTTTATCCTTTGAGTCGGAGACAGGCCTCGAATCCCAAAGCTCACATTAGCTTAACTCACTCGCATTTCGAAATTATCGATGAGCGCAAATACGAAATCACCCAGAAAAAGACATCGACGCTTAATCTTCAAGCCAAATCCGACGATATCGCGGGGGATTACCAATGCTTGGCTTATTATGGCGCTTCGGTCGTCGCCTCAATCCCCTGGCGGCTGACTATAGCCAATATCAGCGAATTTCCACCGCAGGAAAAAATCGACGTTACTGTAATTCCCGGAAATACGGTTAACTGGAGGTGCGAGCCACCGGAAGCTAACCCCGAACCTTACATAGACTACCACAAAAACGGGGTTTACGTACCGCCGTTCGTCCAAGTCGTTACTAAATCGCTGATAATTCCAAACGTTACTAGTGGTAATTCGGGTAGTTACACCTGTAAGGCCGGTAATGTTTGCACGGAGAAGTTCTCCCCGGTTTTGTTCAATTTGAAAGTTGATAAACGGGCACCGAGGGAACCACCCAAGTTTATAGTCCGTCCCAGGAGTGTCTACAATGTGACTAAAGGAGACAAGGTCCTGTTGGAATGCTCGGCTGTTGGGAACCCGCTCCCGAAAGTCGTTTGGCGCAAAATAACCGGGATTATCCCGGAAGGTCGCAGCGAATTGACGCCAGGAGGTCTAATCATCAAAAACATCTCGGCCAGTGATAACGGAATTTACGAGTGCACCCATGACAATTCCCTTGGGAAAGTCGTACATTCGATCACTCTGAACTACAACGAGGCTCCGACCATTAATTGCCCGCAAGACTCGATCGACGTCAATCAGGGCGAAGACCTGGAGCTTGAATGCACAGTTACCGGGAACCCCGACCCGGAAATAACGTGGTTCCTGAACGGCTTCGTCACAAAAGACAATAAAATCATCACAGAAGGAAACAAGATATTTTTCAAACCGACTGAAAAAAGACACGCGGGGAATTTGCAAGTCTTTGCCCGGAACATTGCCGGAACCGTCTACAGCAGTATTTCCATCAAAGTCATCCCCTTGTCAACAACACAAGACAACGTGAGCGAAAACCCGCTTCCACCAACTCGCTTACATCGCCCCAATTCGCGCAAATTCAACAAACATGCAAAAATGTATCCACCGTCCAAACCCAACATCACTGGGATCAGTGACGAGGCGGTGGTTTTGCGCTGGACGGTGCAAAATAAGGGACTCCCGATCCAGTTTTTCAAAGTCCAGTATAAGGACTTCGGGCCTGCGAACCAGCACGACCACCACAACAAGGGCAAGGGCTCGAAATGGAACACCGATAACCCCATCATTGAGCCGCACATCCGAAGTTACCAAGTGAATAACTTGAAGCCGGACCACGTGTACCGATTCCGAATCGCCGCCGTTTATAGCAACAGTGACAACAAGAATAGTCCGAATTCCGACAAGTTTCATTTGAGGAAATTAGACTTTGACAAGCGGAATCCACTGCCGGTTCCTCTGATCACCAAGACTGAAAGTATCAATACGACAGCGGTTAAAATCTACTGGAAG TGTGAGCCGTCGATTAATATCACAATTGATGGCTTTTTTGTCAATTATAACTCCGCTAGTAGTGCAGGTGATTACACGAAGGCGACTGTCGATGGCCCCCAAACGAATTCCTTCGTTCTGTCACATCTACAACCTGATACCGTTTACGATATTAAGTTGCAGAGTTTCAACTCGAAATCGGCGAGCGATTTTAGCTCCATAATGAAAGCCAAGACTCTTG GTTTAGCCTCGACGACGCTCTCGCCTCGAGAACCTCCCCCGTCGTCGGCAAACACCGAAACTGCGGGAATTAGCAAATTGTACGTATTTATAGCAGCGGGAGTGTTGGGCGCTTGCGGCGTGTTGTTCGCCGCAATCGGATTGTTATTATTCTGCCGGAAGCAATCCAAGCAGAAAAAAACTGGCACAAGAG GCGATCATGATAAAGCCTGTGATGACCACCACCACATCCAAGCCGACGCTACTGAGTACGTGGTGAGTCCGAAAAGCGGTCCCCGGACCAACGGCTGTGTGGCCCCCAACCGGATCACAATCACCGCAAACCCACTAGCGGACGCCGACAACAAGGTGAG GTCGCCCCGAAGTGATTACGAATCGCCTGTTTTCCCGAATCTTGTAG AATCAGAATATGATTGA
- the LOC664554 gene encoding interference hedgehog isoform X1, with translation MDGFRVICILVAVLATTGRATAADHVRMVTKADLITVPLNFDTSIVCTMNIVPDNFQWKFYPLSRRQASNPKAHISLTHSHFEIIDERKYEITQKKTSTLNLQAKSDDIAGDYQCLAYYGASVVASIPWRLTIANISEFPPQEKIDVTVIPGNTVNWRCEPPEANPEPYIDYHKNGVYVPPFVQVVTKSLIIPNVTSGNSGSYTCKAGNVCTEKFSPVLFNLKVDKRAPREPPKFIVRPRSVYNVTKGDKVLLECSAVGNPLPKVVWRKITGIIPEGRSELTPGGLIIKNISASDNGIYECTHDNSLGKVVHSITLNYNEAPTINCPQDSIDVNQGEDLELECTVTGNPDPEITWFLNGFVTKDNKIITEGNKIFFKPTEKRHAGNLQVFARNIAGTVYSSISIKVIPLSTTQDNVSENPLPPTRLHRPNSRKFNKHAKMYPPSKPNITGISDEAVVLRWTVQNKGLPIQFFKVQYKDFGPANQHDHHNKGKGSKWNTDNPIIEPHIRSYQVNNLKPDHVYRFRIAAVYSNSDNKNSPNSDKFHLRKLDFDKRNPLPVPLITKTESINTTAVKIYWKCEPSINITIDGFFVNYNSASSAGDYTKATVDGPQTNSFVLSHLQPDTVYDIKLQSFNSKSASDFSSIMKAKTLGLASTTLSPREPPPSSANTETAGISKLYVFIAAGVLGACGVLFAAIGLLLFCRKQSKQKKTGTRGDHDKACDDHHHIQADATEYVVSPKSGPRTNGCVAPNRITITANPLADADNKVRSPRSDYESPVFPNLNQNMIEMSCLSSQNNNCSTGQPSVSGEDSPTNSRDKKNKNREKRIRNKHNVESNTAGENYV, from the exons atcACGTGCGCATGGTGACCAAAGCTGATTTAATAACAGTCCCGCTTAACTTCGATACCAGCATTGTATGCACGATGAATATAGTTCCGGATAATTTTCAATGGAAGTTTTATCCTTTGAGTCGGAGACAGGCCTCGAATCCCAAAGCTCACATTAGCTTAACTCACTCGCATTTCGAAATTATCGATGAGCGCAAATACGAAATCACCCAGAAAAAGACATCGACGCTTAATCTTCAAGCCAAATCCGACGATATCGCGGGGGATTACCAATGCTTGGCTTATTATGGCGCTTCGGTCGTCGCCTCAATCCCCTGGCGGCTGACTATAGCCAATATCAGCGAATTTCCACCGCAGGAAAAAATCGACGTTACTGTAATTCCCGGAAATACGGTTAACTGGAGGTGCGAGCCACCGGAAGCTAACCCCGAACCTTACATAGACTACCACAAAAACGGGGTTTACGTACCGCCGTTCGTCCAAGTCGTTACTAAATCGCTGATAATTCCAAACGTTACTAGTGGTAATTCGGGTAGTTACACCTGTAAGGCCGGTAATGTTTGCACGGAGAAGTTCTCCCCGGTTTTGTTCAATTTGAAAGTTGATAAACGGGCACCGAGGGAACCACCCAAGTTTATAGTCCGTCCCAGGAGTGTCTACAATGTGACTAAAGGAGACAAGGTCCTGTTGGAATGCTCGGCTGTTGGGAACCCGCTCCCGAAAGTCGTTTGGCGCAAAATAACCGGGATTATCCCGGAAGGTCGCAGCGAATTGACGCCAGGAGGTCTAATCATCAAAAACATCTCGGCCAGTGATAACGGAATTTACGAGTGCACCCATGACAATTCCCTTGGGAAAGTCGTACATTCGATCACTCTGAACTACAACGAGGCTCCGACCATTAATTGCCCGCAAGACTCGATCGACGTCAATCAGGGCGAAGACCTGGAGCTTGAATGCACAGTTACCGGGAACCCCGACCCGGAAATAACGTGGTTCCTGAACGGCTTCGTCACAAAAGACAATAAAATCATCACAGAAGGAAACAAGATATTTTTCAAACCGACTGAAAAAAGACACGCGGGGAATTTGCAAGTCTTTGCCCGGAACATTGCCGGAACCGTCTACAGCAGTATTTCCATCAAAGTCATCCCCTTGTCAACAACACAAGACAACGTGAGCGAAAACCCGCTTCCACCAACTCGCTTACATCGCCCCAATTCGCGCAAATTCAACAAACATGCAAAAATGTATCCACCGTCCAAACCCAACATCACTGGGATCAGTGACGAGGCGGTGGTTTTGCGCTGGACGGTGCAAAATAAGGGACTCCCGATCCAGTTTTTCAAAGTCCAGTATAAGGACTTCGGGCCTGCGAACCAGCACGACCACCACAACAAGGGCAAGGGCTCGAAATGGAACACCGATAACCCCATCATTGAGCCGCACATCCGAAGTTACCAAGTGAATAACTTGAAGCCGGACCACGTGTACCGATTCCGAATCGCCGCCGTTTATAGCAACAGTGACAACAAGAATAGTCCGAATTCCGACAAGTTTCATTTGAGGAAATTAGACTTTGACAAGCGGAATCCACTGCCGGTTCCTCTGATCACCAAGACTGAAAGTATCAATACGACAGCGGTTAAAATCTACTGGAAG TGTGAGCCGTCGATTAATATCACAATTGATGGCTTTTTTGTCAATTATAACTCCGCTAGTAGTGCAGGTGATTACACGAAGGCGACTGTCGATGGCCCCCAAACGAATTCCTTCGTTCTGTCACATCTACAACCTGATACCGTTTACGATATTAAGTTGCAGAGTTTCAACTCGAAATCGGCGAGCGATTTTAGCTCCATAATGAAAGCCAAGACTCTTG GTTTAGCCTCGACGACGCTCTCGCCTCGAGAACCTCCCCCGTCGTCGGCAAACACCGAAACTGCGGGAATTAGCAAATTGTACGTATTTATAGCAGCGGGAGTGTTGGGCGCTTGCGGCGTGTTGTTCGCCGCAATCGGATTGTTATTATTCTGCCGGAAGCAATCCAAGCAGAAAAAAACTGGCACAAGAG GCGATCATGATAAAGCCTGTGATGACCACCACCACATCCAAGCCGACGCTACTGAGTACGTGGTGAGTCCGAAAAGCGGTCCCCGGACCAACGGCTGTGTGGCCCCCAACCGGATCACAATCACCGCAAACCCACTAGCGGACGCCGACAACAAGGTGAG GTCGCCCCGAAGTGATTACGAATCGCCTGTTTTCCCGAATCTT AATCAGAATATGATTGAAATGTCCTGTTTGTCGTCGCAAAACAACAACTGCTCGACTGGCCAACCGTCGGTCAGTGGAGAGGACTCACCGACGAACTCcagagataaaaaaaataaaaatagggaAAAACGTATTAGAAATAAGCACAACGTTGAGTCTAACACGGCCGGCGAAAACTATGTGTAG
- the LOC664554 gene encoding interference hedgehog isoform X2, with amino-acid sequence MDGFRVICILVAVLATTGRATAADHVRMVTKADLITVPLNFDTSIVCTMNIVPDNFQWKFYPLSRRQASNPKAHISLTHSHFEIIDERKYEITQKKTSTLNLQAKSDDIAGDYQCLAYYGASVVASIPWRLTIANISEFPPQEKIDVTVIPGNTVNWRCEPPEANPEPYIDYHKNGVYVPPFVQVVTKSLIIPNVTSGNSGSYTCKAGNVCTEKFSPVLFNLKVDKRAPREPPKFIVRPRSVYNVTKGDKVLLECSAVGNPLPKVVWRKITGIIPEGRSELTPGGLIIKNISASDNGIYECTHDNSLGKVVHSITLNYNEAPTINCPQDSIDVNQGEDLELECTVTGNPDPEITWFLNGFVTKDNKIITEGNKIFFKPTEKRHAGNLQVFARNIAGTVYSSISIKVIPLSTTQDNVSENPLPPTRLHRPNSRKFNKHAKMYPPSKPNITGISDEAVVLRWTVQNKGLPIQFFKVQYKDFGPANQHDHHNKGKGSKWNTDNPIIEPHIRSYQVNNLKPDHVYRFRIAAVYSNSDNKNSPNSDKFHLRKLDFDKRNPLPVPLITKTESINTTAVKIYWKCEPSINITIDGFFVNYNSASSAGDYTKATVDGPQTNSFVLSHLQPDTVYDIKLQSFNSKSASDFSSIMKAKTLGLASTTLSPREPPPSSANTETAGISKLYVFIAAGVLGACGVLFAAIGLLLFCRKQSKQKKTGTRGDHDKACDDHHHIQADATEYVVSPKSGPRTNGCVAPNRITITANPLADADNKNQNMIEMSCLSSQNNNCSTGQPSVSGEDSPTNSRDKKNKNREKRIRNKHNVESNTAGENYV; translated from the exons atcACGTGCGCATGGTGACCAAAGCTGATTTAATAACAGTCCCGCTTAACTTCGATACCAGCATTGTATGCACGATGAATATAGTTCCGGATAATTTTCAATGGAAGTTTTATCCTTTGAGTCGGAGACAGGCCTCGAATCCCAAAGCTCACATTAGCTTAACTCACTCGCATTTCGAAATTATCGATGAGCGCAAATACGAAATCACCCAGAAAAAGACATCGACGCTTAATCTTCAAGCCAAATCCGACGATATCGCGGGGGATTACCAATGCTTGGCTTATTATGGCGCTTCGGTCGTCGCCTCAATCCCCTGGCGGCTGACTATAGCCAATATCAGCGAATTTCCACCGCAGGAAAAAATCGACGTTACTGTAATTCCCGGAAATACGGTTAACTGGAGGTGCGAGCCACCGGAAGCTAACCCCGAACCTTACATAGACTACCACAAAAACGGGGTTTACGTACCGCCGTTCGTCCAAGTCGTTACTAAATCGCTGATAATTCCAAACGTTACTAGTGGTAATTCGGGTAGTTACACCTGTAAGGCCGGTAATGTTTGCACGGAGAAGTTCTCCCCGGTTTTGTTCAATTTGAAAGTTGATAAACGGGCACCGAGGGAACCACCCAAGTTTATAGTCCGTCCCAGGAGTGTCTACAATGTGACTAAAGGAGACAAGGTCCTGTTGGAATGCTCGGCTGTTGGGAACCCGCTCCCGAAAGTCGTTTGGCGCAAAATAACCGGGATTATCCCGGAAGGTCGCAGCGAATTGACGCCAGGAGGTCTAATCATCAAAAACATCTCGGCCAGTGATAACGGAATTTACGAGTGCACCCATGACAATTCCCTTGGGAAAGTCGTACATTCGATCACTCTGAACTACAACGAGGCTCCGACCATTAATTGCCCGCAAGACTCGATCGACGTCAATCAGGGCGAAGACCTGGAGCTTGAATGCACAGTTACCGGGAACCCCGACCCGGAAATAACGTGGTTCCTGAACGGCTTCGTCACAAAAGACAATAAAATCATCACAGAAGGAAACAAGATATTTTTCAAACCGACTGAAAAAAGACACGCGGGGAATTTGCAAGTCTTTGCCCGGAACATTGCCGGAACCGTCTACAGCAGTATTTCCATCAAAGTCATCCCCTTGTCAACAACACAAGACAACGTGAGCGAAAACCCGCTTCCACCAACTCGCTTACATCGCCCCAATTCGCGCAAATTCAACAAACATGCAAAAATGTATCCACCGTCCAAACCCAACATCACTGGGATCAGTGACGAGGCGGTGGTTTTGCGCTGGACGGTGCAAAATAAGGGACTCCCGATCCAGTTTTTCAAAGTCCAGTATAAGGACTTCGGGCCTGCGAACCAGCACGACCACCACAACAAGGGCAAGGGCTCGAAATGGAACACCGATAACCCCATCATTGAGCCGCACATCCGAAGTTACCAAGTGAATAACTTGAAGCCGGACCACGTGTACCGATTCCGAATCGCCGCCGTTTATAGCAACAGTGACAACAAGAATAGTCCGAATTCCGACAAGTTTCATTTGAGGAAATTAGACTTTGACAAGCGGAATCCACTGCCGGTTCCTCTGATCACCAAGACTGAAAGTATCAATACGACAGCGGTTAAAATCTACTGGAAG TGTGAGCCGTCGATTAATATCACAATTGATGGCTTTTTTGTCAATTATAACTCCGCTAGTAGTGCAGGTGATTACACGAAGGCGACTGTCGATGGCCCCCAAACGAATTCCTTCGTTCTGTCACATCTACAACCTGATACCGTTTACGATATTAAGTTGCAGAGTTTCAACTCGAAATCGGCGAGCGATTTTAGCTCCATAATGAAAGCCAAGACTCTTG GTTTAGCCTCGACGACGCTCTCGCCTCGAGAACCTCCCCCGTCGTCGGCAAACACCGAAACTGCGGGAATTAGCAAATTGTACGTATTTATAGCAGCGGGAGTGTTGGGCGCTTGCGGCGTGTTGTTCGCCGCAATCGGATTGTTATTATTCTGCCGGAAGCAATCCAAGCAGAAAAAAACTGGCACAAGAG GCGATCATGATAAAGCCTGTGATGACCACCACCACATCCAAGCCGACGCTACTGAGTACGTGGTGAGTCCGAAAAGCGGTCCCCGGACCAACGGCTGTGTGGCCCCCAACCGGATCACAATCACCGCAAACCCACTAGCGGACGCCGACAACAAG AATCAGAATATGATTGAAATGTCCTGTTTGTCGTCGCAAAACAACAACTGCTCGACTGGCCAACCGTCGGTCAGTGGAGAGGACTCACCGACGAACTCcagagataaaaaaaataaaaatagggaAAAACGTATTAGAAATAAGCACAACGTTGAGTCTAACACGGCCGGCGAAAACTATGTGTAG